Below is a genomic region from Flammeovirgaceae bacterium SG7u.111.
ATCTTCTTGAGCAAAAGAAGCAGTGGCAATACATAAAAAAAATAGGTAAGTGGATAAGGTTTTCATTTTCGAGAGTTTTAGCTGAGTAACACTTGTTTTACTAGTAATTTACGGAAAAACCCTCCTTGCTTTTCAGGAACTTATATGTAGTGCGAGATAGTGTTACTTGCGGTGTATTTGTTGGATAGGAGAAGTGATATGTTAATATAGCCAATCCAATCTATCATTTTTACTTTATCGAAAACGATTTACACTTTGTTTTTATAGTTTTGTGGCGAACAGAATTTCAACAAAAAACTTCAAAAACTACCATTTTTAATGAAATATTTTTTGCTATTTCTATTACTCGGACTTTGTACTCAATATGCAGTAGGGCAATATTCTTATATTGACACCCATCCTAACGCAGCTAAAATAAATAAAAGGCTGGATAATTGGCGCAAAGGAACAATTTGGCTAAACGACGGGACACAGGTGAAAGGTTTATTCTCATATAACCCATTGGTGGTAGAGGGAATATTGAAAGTGCAGGACGGTGAGAAAACCAAGATGTACACGGCAAACCAAGTGGATGGCTTTGCTTTCTACGATTATGAGAAACAAACTAAGAGGCGCTATTATACTTTTCCTTTTACCTATAATGATATTTACAATAATTTCTTCTTTGAAATCCTCCACGAAGGAAAGAAGTACTCTTTGCTGGGCAGGGAAAGTATTTTCATTATGCAAACTATAAATGACGGCTATACTAATTCTGATGTGTACAAAGGAGATTATTTACTGTTTATCTTTGAAAATGAGACTGGGGAACTACAGAATATAAAAAGAAAAGTGCTTTTTGAGGCTATGGAAGATAAGGAGCAGGAAGTAAGGACTTTTATGAAAAAGCTTAATATCCATAGTGTGAAGAAGCTTGAGAATGCGAGGAAAGTTTTTAGGTATTATGATTTGCTCTTGGATAAAGATGAGGAGAGATCCAGCTCGTTTTAACCTTGCTTTTTTGTTTGTTTAGGGGAAATATTCTTTAAAAAGGTCTGATTTTTTGAGCTGGTTGAGGAGTTCTTTGGTTAGTGGTTTGTCAAAAAAATCTAATACATAGCGGTTTTCCTGAGACAACTCCTGATCACTTGGATCCACGCTAGAGGAAAGGACAATGATCTTCAATTGGCTGAGCAGCTCTGGGTATTTTGATTCCATTTCCTCGATAAACTCCCATCCTCCCATCACGGGCATATTCAGGTCTAAGAAAATCAGGTTGGGGACCACTTTGTCGGTGCCGGGCTGGGTACTGTATTCTTCAAAATAGTCGTAGGCAATTTTCCCATTTCCTATCTCAATAAAGGTTTTACAAAAGTCTTCAGTTGTAAAAATAAATTTGGACAACATCAACGTAGTTGGGTCGTCTTCAATGCACATTACGTTCGGAATCATATATCTTGGTTATTTAAAAGTAATAATGAATGTTGACCCAATATTTTCTTCACTGGCAACTTCTATAGTCCCGCCTAATGAAGTTACTTGAGAATGAACAAGGTACAAGCCAATTCCCTTGCTGTTTGCGTGGTTGTGGAAGCGTTGGTACAATCCAAAAATTTTGCCTTTGACTTTTTCCATATTTAAACCCAGTCCGTTGTCTTGGACGGTGAGCTGTACTTTTCCAGCTTTTTTCCTTGTTCTAATAACAATTTTAGGTTGCCTTTCGGGATGGGCATATTTTATGGAATTGGTGATTAGGTTAAGTAGAATACTATCTAAGTATTCTTTGTTGAATTGAACTTTGTCGATTTCTTCAAAATCGGTATTTATTTCTGTTTCAGACTGTTCTATGAAAGAAGAAATAGAACTGGTTACCCTTTTTAAACTTGCTGCCACACCTACACTTTCAGGGTCTAGGTTGGTGTTTTCTTTAATGATGAGAATGTTGATCAAGTCATTTAATGTCTCGTTCAGTTGCTTGGTAGAGGAGCTAAGTCCATCTATTAGCATTTGCGTTTTCTTATCCTCTATTTTAGTTGTATCTAGTAAATTATGGATGCCTATAAGGTTGGTGATTGGTGCTCGTAAGTTGTGGGAAGTTATGTAGGAAAATTGCTTCAGTTCAGTATTGTTCTTGGACAATTCCTGAATGAGATGTTCTCTTTCTAATTCTACTTTTTTTCGTTTGGTAATATCGAGCATTATTCCATTTAAAATGATGTTATCATCGACTTTCAGCGGAACAGATTTCCCTTGAAACCACTTAATGTTACCATTTCCGCAAATTATCCTTCCCTCATAATCCCAGTCGCTCAAATCAGCTATTGTTTTTGCTGTAGAACTATAAAAATCTTCTCTTTCACCTTCAGGTATTTGAGCAGACCACTCTTGGGGTGTAATGCTGGAGGAAAACCCGAAAATTTCTTCCATTTTATCGCTAACGTGTGTAAAATAAGTATTGCCATCCTTTTCCACACACATTTGGAAAACTACACCAGGAACATTTCTGGCAAGGTCTTTTACCTTTTTCTCACTTTCCATTAAAAGGCTTTCAGCTTTCTTGGTTGCTGAAGCATCTTTAGCTATACTATAAAATAGCTCATCGTTGTTATCCCAAATCACCGACCAGATAATAGGTACAAGTTTTCCGTCCTTTCTTACGTATCTATTTTCAAAATTAGTGGTAGCTGTTCCTGCTATAATATTCTTTGCCTCTTTCTCTGTAATGGCTTGATCTTCTTTGTATACAAGGTTGATGAACGGAATTCCTATCAGCTCTTCGGGAGTATACCCTAGGATTTGTTTGGAAGCAGCACTTACTTGGACAAATTCGCCTTCTTTGTTTATAGTACAAATAATATCGAGTGAATGGTCCATTATTTTTTGGAGGTTTTCCCGGCTTTGTTTTAACTCGAAATCTGCTGTTTTTAGCTCTGTAATATCTTTGGCTATGCTATACACCCCAATAATATTACCATCAACCACGATCGGCATGTTCGTCATATTCAGAGCTAGTTTGTTGCCCTTACTGGTGATGATGCCAAGCTCATAGTTTTGAGGTTTTCCTTCCCACACTTCGTCAAAATGACCCATTACCCGGTCTAAATCTTCAGGTGCGCAGAAGGAGGTGAAGGTCATGGTTTTCAACTTCTCAGCAGGCGTTTCGGAAAGGGCAGAAAGTTTTTCGTTGAAAGAAAGGAGATGGCCTTCTCTATCAAGTGCATATACTGCATCGGGGTTTTGACTGAAAAGTGATTGGTATTCTTGTTTGCTTTTTTCAAGCTGTTGAATGATTAGCCTTTTTTCGTCAATATCTTGAAAGGCACCAAAAATTCGGATGACTTTTCCATCTATAAATTCCGCTTTTCCCATTGCCCGGACCCATTTTTCTTTTCCATTGGCAGTTATTATCTGTAATTCTAGATCAAATGGCGTAGCATTCGTCACACACTCATTCACAGCGTTGGAGATTAATTCACGACTCTTACCTACCTTGTAAAAGTTGATGGCAGTTTCAAGACTAGGTTCAAAATCAACTGCGACCTCATGAATTTCCTTAGTGACTTCGGACCAATAGATTGTATTGTTGAGCATGTCTATTTCCCAACCTCCAACCCTTGCCAATTGGTTGGTATCATTAAACAGCCGATCTATTTTTTTCCGGTCAGAAATATCAGTCATCACGAGGTTGACCCTTTCTTTGCCAGAAATAGTGTCTTTGTACAAAACGGCTGCTACTTCTAAGAGAAACCGGTGGTTGTTTTTTCTAATACCAATAATATCTCCTTTAACCCTGCCTTCTCTTTTGAGCTGTCTAATATATTTTGATACCCGTTGGTCTCCAGTATCTACTATTTGGATCAACTGAAGTGATTTGAATTCCTCTTGGGTGTAACCAAACATGTCACATGCTACAGGGTTGGCATCGAGAAAGTTTCCTTCTAACGTACTTAAAAAACAAGCATTTGGGGAGTTGTCAATTAACGCCTTATATTTTTCTTTACTGGCAGTAGTTTGTATTTCTGCATACTTTTGAGGGCTTATGTCCCAGTTTGATCCTACCATCCTGATGGGGTTGCCTTCCAGGTCAAACTGCACTCCTCCACTCGCTTTGATATACCTAATGGATTTGTCCGGACATATTATTCTAAATTCTGTATTATATACTTTTTTGTTCTCAATTGCGAACATTATTTCTTGCTTGATTCTTTCCAAATCTTCTGGGTGTGCTCTTGCTTCCCAATCTGAAAAAGATCCGGTAAATGAAGCCTTGTTCACTTGGTAAATTTCAAACATGATATCATCCCAAATAATCTTATTCGTTATAATATCCCAATCCCAGATGCCTATTCTGGCTGCTTCTGTAGCTACCTTGAACCTGTTATTTACCTTGGTAAGGTGTTCTTCAGCTTTAAATAGGGTAAGGTCTCTTGTAACTTTGGTGAAGCCGACGACCTTACCGTCATCATCATGAACGGCTGTAATAGTTGTACTTGCCCAAAAAGAAGACCCATTTTTTCTTACTCTCCATCCTTCATCGGATGCTTTGCCTTGGGTGAAGGCTTTTTCTAAAAGCTTTTGAGGTTTTTGATCCTCTTGGTCTTTTTTAGAATAAAAGTTAGTAAAACTTTTTCCTATTATTTCGTCAGCAGTGTAGCCTTTTATTTTTTCTGCTCCTGAGTTCCAGTTTTCTATTATCCCCTCTGTATTGAGCAATAAGATCGCATAATCATCAATTTCACCGATGATTTTTTGAAAGCTCAAGTTTTTTATGCTTTGGTTATTTTTGGCTTGCATAAAATGTTAACTAGATTTAGATAGCTTTGTTATAGTGCAAAGCGACGTATTTTACAGGAAGGGTCTACCTAATAAATACTGGAAATGAAGTAGTACATGGCTATTAAGATACTAATTATTGGACTATTTTAAGAAATTTTGTCTGCTTAATTTTAAATTGCCCTAAAACTTAGATGTGTAGCAGATGAAACAATTCTTTTCCCAAATACACAAAGTAAATGACCGGGTGATGGACGAATATATTTCCCATTGGTCGGGATATACTGTGCCCAAAAAGACGGTGATGACCGCACCAGGTGAAACGGAGCGATATTGGTATTATGTGCTGGAGGGGATTCAAAAGTCTTATTATCTCAATGGGGACAAGCAACATGTCATTGCCTTTACTTATCCCCCTTCGTTTAGCGGAATTCCCGAATCGGTATTGACCCAAAGCCCATCTAAGTACTATTTGGAGACTATTACCAATAGCAGATTCCTTCGCATTCCTTATGAAAAACATGTACAACTGATGGAAGAACACCGCGAAATAGAAACCTTGTTCCGAAAAGCGACGGAGCTTTTTTTAGTGGGAATACTGGAGCGGTATTATGAACTGATGGCGTTCGATATAGAATCACGGTTCAAAGCATTTGTGAAGCGCAGCCCTCATTTGCTGAACATGGTTTCGCAAAAAGACCTTGCGTCCTACTTGCGGATAGATCCCACCAACTTTAGCAAACTGGTGAATAGCCTACACATCTGAAATCTTGGTTTATACCAAGAATCAAATGGCTTGTAAAGTATAGCTTTGCCCTGTATTTCAATTTGAAACGAATAACCTCTATGAAAAACTGGACAAGTCAACTAGATAATACAACTCAAGAGTTCCAACAGAGTTTTAGTGCATTATCAGGTGAAGAGCTTAACTGGAAACCCAGCCCCGATACTTGGAGCATCGCCCAAAATATTGATCACCTTATCGTCATCAACCAAAGCTATTTTTCCGCACTTTCCGAGCTGAGGGCAGGAAGGTACAAGCTTCCGTTTATAGCTAAATTCGGATTTTTAGTTTCTTATTTAGGAAAGTTTATCCTCAATGCTTCCAAGCCAGACCGAAAGAAGAAGATTAAGACATTTGCCATTTGGGAACCGGCTAACAGCCAATTGCCTACCGATGTATTAGCTCGGTTTGCAGCACACCAAGAGTTGCTAAAAAGAGAAATAGAAGCATCGGCTGGGTTGGTAGCAAAAGGCGCAGTTTTATGTTCCCCTGCAAACCAAAACATCGTTTATAAACTTGAAGCGGCTTTCGATATCATTGTAGCCCACGAGCAAAGGCATTTGGCACAAGCCAAAGAAGTGTTGGGGCTGATGAAAGAAGAGGTGGTTTGATATAAAGGAAAAGACACACCGCCGATAGATAAACTATCGATGATGCGTCAATGGGATATTACTTCTTGCTGTTTTTTTTATTCCCCCAACTGGTTCTTAATAGCTGCTAGCAAGCGGAGCAGGTCAACGAATTTTCCAAGGTCAAACTGCATTGCGGCAACTATGCTGTGCATGGCTAGTAGCATTCTATCTACCGATTTTGGTTCTTTTCCCAATAGCTCTAGCGCTTTTGCTTTGGCTGCTCCGTATCCTTGGTTCTGATAGGAAGTTAAGAGCTCAATGGTGTTTTCCTCGGGAGTTATCACTCGTTTGGCGGGGGTATAACCAAGTTGCTGCACCATAAGCTCTGCTACAGCCCAAGTAGACCAAGGATTTTGCCCAGTGACTAAATTTCCATCTTTACAGACATTTTTCAAGTACATGTGCCCATCGCTGAACTGCGCTCCTTTTTCTTCCAATTTATCTTGTAACAGAAAGGGGAATATGGTTTCAGCATCAGGGATCAGGAACAGTTCTTCGGTGTTGGTAAAGCTGCTTACTGTTTTGTTGGTCAGCAGCGGGCGACCATCGGAAAGGGTAGCATTTACCAAGGCGGCAGGTCCATGGCACACTGCCCCAACTACTTTTCCAGTTTGGTAATATTCGCTCACAAGGGACTGGATAGTGGTGTTTTCTGGAAAGTCGAACATAGCTCCTTTTCCACCCGCAAAATAGACAGCTCGGAACTCCTCGGGATTGACTTTTTCTATAGCTATGCTATTACTGACCTTTCGTTGGGCTGTGGTATCGTTCAAAAATGCATAGTCAAACTTTCCCATGTCGTCTTTATCGATAATGACTGGGGGCTTCCCTCCAAGCGGGCTGGCTATAGTTACTTCAAAGCCATTGGCTTGGAATACATAATAGGCACGGGACAGTTCTGTGAGTTCGTAGCCAGTTGGCTTCCCGTTATCGCCCATGGTGCTGCAACTTGTTACTACTACAAGGATATTTCCCCTAGAAACAGTGTCTTGCTGGCTGAGGTAGGGGAGGTCGGTGGGTCGGGTATCATTTAGGTTTGAGCTTCCTGCATTTGAAGGAAGCAGGCTTACGAACCAAAACCCAAATGAAACTACACATACAATTAGGCTGAGAATTACAATCAATGACCATTTGATGATCGCTCTTTTTTTAGACATACTGTTGTTTTAAGTTTGCTGATACTTGACTTGCTTGAGTCTTAAGTGATACTGCAAACCAACTTGTATTGGCGATTAAAATCTTCCAAAATGATCATTTCGTCAGACTAAAAGATCATTTCAAAAGCTCTTTTCGGAAGACTAAAGGGGTTTTTCCTGTATTTTTCTTGAAGGCGGTGTTAAAACTGGAAATGCTGTTGAACCCGACTTCATAAGCGATGGCGGTAATTGTATAATTATCAAACTGCTCTTGCCGGAACATTTTGATAGCCTCAGCCACCCTGTAGTGGTTGATGAAGGCATTGAAGTTTTTGTTGCTCTTTTTATTGACCACCATGGAAAGCACCTGTGGGCTTATATTCAACTTTGCGCTTAGTGATTTGAGTGTGATATCGGCATCTTTGAATTGGCTTTCATCTACCACTAGGTGTAGCACTTGTTGGTAGGTGCTATCAAGCTTATCGTCGGTGACAGGGGTGGTCTTGTACTTAGTACTGTCATCCAAGTATCCTTTATGGATCACAATGAAACTGATTAGGTAGGCAATTAAGGTATAAAGAACTGGTCCTACAATGTAGGGAATAAACTCGTCAAAAAGGTTCAGCACATACACAAGCCATATTGCCAGCAAACCCACAAATAGTAGGCGAAGCAGCGCATAGGTATTGCTACTTATCCCTTCCTTCTTTCCTTTGGAAATCTGTGAATAGCTGATGAGCAAGTACACAAGGTAATGCAAGTAGTAGGTGATGAACAAAAGGAGGAAGAAGACCTTGGGGAAGGTATTGAAGGCGGAATCTGGTATCCAAATGCCAAAGAGCAGCCCTACAAAGGTAGGGATAAAGTGCAGCAAATGAGCTTTTTTGATTTGGAAAGACTTGTCAAGTAACGAGCGTGTGTACAAGTAAAAAAGAGGGCCTATGGCCATTAGGGTTGCCAAGCCTGTAAAAATGAACTTGATATCTAAGTCCTCGGTAAACTCTAGAAAAACAGATTTGCCCACCCTAAAAGAAAGGACGATTAGCAAGAGACTCAAAATCCTATTGGCTTGTTGGCATCCCTTCTTGTTTAACCACGAAAATATGGCAAGAAAGAGCCCATGAATGACCCCCAGGCCACTGACTATTATCAAAATAATTTGACTTGCTGACATGGGGTAAAATTGCAAATATTTTGGGAATGTGAGCAGACTGGGGAGTAAGTTTTATGGGAATTATACCAGCGGTCTTTTTACCATGATAGGTTTAGTCCGTAGTCCAATAATCTACTACCAATACATCTTCCAAGTAAGGAGTCAATATATCTCCGAAAGCTTTGTGTGCAGGGTGTGGGAGATAAGCCGCTCTGCCTTCTTCACTATCAAATGTTAGCAGAAAGCAATGGGTGTACCCTTTGTCTAATCCTTCTGAGCTATTGTTTAACCCCCATTCAAATCCTTTTATTTCTTCGATTTGAGAAGGAAGAGCCGCAAAGGCTGTTTTTACCTTTTCGATATCGGCAGTAGTGGTAGAGTCTTTGAGCTTGAATAGAACCACGTGGCGTAGTTGCTTTTTAGCTGTTTCCATAGTTTCTGTGGTTTCAGTTGTTGTTTCCTCTGCTTTTTCGGCACAGCTACTAACTAACAAGAAGGCAAAAAACAAGAAGGTATACGTTTTCATATGTGTAAAAGAGAATGTTTGAACTTTATCTGATTTCCATCCAAATTACTACATTAATTGGCATAAGTGCTAGTATGTTTAAAATATAGGTTTTCCGAAGCATCTGCCCAGAACTGGGCAGATTATACCTCTATTCTATAATGACTAATATTTATATCCTTGCAGCACTTTTTTGAAATATGTCCCTTGTGGTGTAGGCTTAAAAGTCCAATCGTAAAACATCATGGGAGACCAGCTAGGGTCAAATACCCAAACTAGGTAGGAAATATCCCTGTCGTCGCAATATTTCACAAGTGCATCACCGTAAGACTCATCGCTAATAACCGGTTGGTGAGCTCCCCTTTCGTTGGGGCCACAAAAGCCAACCTCGGTCAGTATTAAGGGATATTTTTCTGCAACAAATCCCCAGTCGGCAGTCCATTTGTCTTCCCATGGCTTTTCCCTTTTCTGAGGGTATGGATGGCTGACATACGCAATCCCTTCGGCATCAATTGGGTTGTTTTTTACCACGCTCAGGTCATATGCCCAGTTAAACCCTGCTACTAGCGGGATGGCCTCTGAGCCATTGGCACGAACAATCCCGATGATTTCCTCCATCATTCCTTTCCATTGCTCCCAAGTGCATGTGCCCAATTCGCCGTGGTAAAGTGTTGGTTCGTTGTACAATTCAAAAAAGGCAATCGTAGTGTTTCCTTTGTAATGGCGTGCCATCGCTCTCCAGAAGCGGTAGGTCTCTTGCAAGTCGGTATCGTACATATCTGCCTGGTACAGCCCTGTCCGCAAATTTCCGATGCTGTGCCAGTCGATGATGACGTGAAGCCCAACCTCGGTGGCCCATTCAACCCCCTTGTCCAGCAGCTTGATGTATTCTTCCTCACCGTACGAGCGCCACCTCACTGGGTGTACCGGGAACCTAATGATATTCGCGCCCCATTTTTTAGCTTCTTGGAAATAGGCTAAGTTCCAGTGGCCTTCCTTATCCAACTTACCTGGGTCACTGGCATTTAATCCTCTAAAAACAATCTGTGTTCCGTCTTCTTTCACAAGCTTATTGCCATCCACGCTTATTTTAGGTAGCTGGGCAAAGCCAAGGGTAGCGAGAAAGAGGGATAGTATTAAGATAAACAAGTATTTAAAATTCATTTTCATCTTCATGTTAAAAAAGTTTAGTGTGTATTTCGATTTAACACCCTTCAGCTTATCTGGGTGCATAATCCCAAATTTCTGCTGAAAGGTTTCAAGTCTTAATTTAGGAAAGAATTTGGATATAATTCTTATGATGTATTGTTTGAGGGAGAAGTGGACAAGGGTTGGTATTATAGGTTGGTTGTTTCACTTGCACTGTAGTCAAATTGATCTTCATTATAGCGAGATATCCCATTGGATTCTAAATCGCCATTCACTGGCAATATCTGTATCCGATTCCTGATAATCGAAATTACTCACCTCCATGGTTAGTTTGTTTTTATGTCCGCTAAAAAATCACTTGAAGACCAATGTTTTTTCTTCCTGATTTTGATTTTCGTTTATATCAGGTTGGTAGTTAGCATAGCACAGCCCCATTTCTAAAGGGGAGGGGCACCATGAAACGGCTTGGTGTAGAAAATACCCTCTTAAATCAGTTGCCTTGTCATTATCTAATTTATCAATTATCTTTTTTGATGGAACTCAGATTGCCCACTAAATCCTTTGTACATAAAAGCAGTTTCTAAATTGTATTGGTTTACGCGGTATTGTCCTGCTTCCCCGTCTTCATAATTTATCAATTCCCCACCTCCCGATTGTGAAAACCGAATGTATGGGCTTCTGTTTGTGCCCCCCCCATTCAAATCCCTTGATTTCTTCTATTTTAGAGGTAAGGGCGACAGAGGCGCCTCTACTTTACCGATGTCGGTTTGGGTGGCTGAGCCTTGGAACTTGAACAAGACTATATGGCTAAGTTGTTTTTGAGGTGTTTCCATAGTTTCTTCGGTTTGGGTGGCGATGTTTGTTTCCGCTGCTTTTTCGGCGCAGCTACTAGCCAATAATAAGGCAAAAAACAGTAAAGTGTTGATTTTCATAGGTGCTTAGTGTAAGGGTTCAATATATGCTTGATTTAATACAGATTGGCTACAATAAAAGTAGGTTATGGTAGGCTTTACAATCCGAATCTAATGAGTATTGGGAGAAAAGAAATTGTACAGTGGAAAAATCAGAAGAGAAGAAGCTTTCAGAACTTTGACTTCGTATAAAGAGGATGTAGTCGGTAGATTCATGTATGGGCGGGAATGAAGGAGGCTTCAAGAGCCTCCCATCACTTTATTAAAAAGAAATTGTATTCTTTTTATAGCATGATTTTTTCAATTTCTTCTTGGGTTACTTTGGGGTTTGCTCCATTTTTTGAAGCTACAAGGGCTCCAATGGCGCAAGCTGAGTTGATTGCCCTTTGTGGAGGTGTTTCATTTAATAGCTCGCTGATTATAGTGGCTAGAAACGAATCGCCAGCCCCTACGGTATCGGCAACCTTGACTTTATACCCTTTGTTATAGAAAAAATCGGTTCCGATGTATAGAACGGCTCCGTTTCCACCCAGCGTCACGCAAATTTGTTTTGTTTGCGTATGTTCGGCAATAAACTGTACACACTCTTCTAGTGAGCTTTTTTCTAGCCCCATCTCCTTGCAGATTTCAAATATCTCATCATCGTTGAATTTGATAAGA
It encodes:
- a CDS encoding response regulator, whose protein sequence is MIPNVMCIEDDPTTLMLSKFIFTTEDFCKTFIEIGNGKIAYDYFEEYSTQPGTDKVVPNLIFLDLNMPVMGGWEFIEEMESKYPELLSQLKIIVLSSSVDPSDQELSQENRYVLDFFDKPLTKELLNQLKKSDLFKEYFP
- a CDS encoding PAS domain S-box protein, which produces MSFQKIIGEIDDYAILLLNTEGIIENWNSGAEKIKGYTADEIIGKSFTNFYSKKDQEDQKPQKLLEKAFTQGKASDEGWRVRKNGSSFWASTTITAVHDDDGKVVGFTKVTRDLTLFKAEEHLTKVNNRFKVATEAARIGIWDWDIITNKIIWDDIMFEIYQVNKASFTGSFSDWEARAHPEDLERIKQEIMFAIENKKVYNTEFRIICPDKSIRYIKASGGVQFDLEGNPIRMVGSNWDISPQKYAEIQTTASKEKYKALIDNSPNACFLSTLEGNFLDANPVACDMFGYTQEEFKSLQLIQIVDTGDQRVSKYIRQLKREGRVKGDIIGIRKNNHRFLLEVAAVLYKDTISGKERVNLVMTDISDRKKIDRLFNDTNQLARVGGWEIDMLNNTIYWSEVTKEIHEVAVDFEPSLETAINFYKVGKSRELISNAVNECVTNATPFDLELQIITANGKEKWVRAMGKAEFIDGKVIRIFGAFQDIDEKRLIIQQLEKSKQEYQSLFSQNPDAVYALDREGHLLSFNEKLSALSETPAEKLKTMTFTSFCAPEDLDRVMGHFDEVWEGKPQNYELGIITSKGNKLALNMTNMPIVVDGNIIGVYSIAKDITELKTADFELKQSRENLQKIMDHSLDIICTINKEGEFVQVSAASKQILGYTPEELIGIPFINLVYKEDQAITEKEAKNIIAGTATTNFENRYVRKDGKLVPIIWSVIWDNNDELFYSIAKDASATKKAESLLMESEKKVKDLARNVPGVVFQMCVEKDGNTYFTHVSDKMEEIFGFSSSITPQEWSAQIPEGEREDFYSSTAKTIADLSDWDYEGRIICGNGNIKWFQGKSVPLKVDDNIILNGIMLDITKRKKVELEREHLIQELSKNNTELKQFSYITSHNLRAPITNLIGIHNLLDTTKIEDKKTQMLIDGLSSSTKQLNETLNDLINILIIKENTNLDPESVGVAASLKRVTSSISSFIEQSETEINTDFEEIDKVQFNKEYLDSILLNLITNSIKYAHPERQPKIVIRTRKKAGKVQLTVQDNGLGLNMEKVKGKIFGLYQRFHNHANSKGIGLYLVHSQVTSLGGTIEVASEENIGSTFIITFK
- a CDS encoding cyclic nucleotide-binding domain-containing protein, with translation MKQFFSQIHKVNDRVMDEYISHWSGYTVPKKTVMTAPGETERYWYYVLEGIQKSYYLNGDKQHVIAFTYPPSFSGIPESVLTQSPSKYYLETITNSRFLRIPYEKHVQLMEEHREIETLFRKATELFLVGILERYYELMAFDIESRFKAFVKRSPHLLNMVSQKDLASYLRIDPTNFSKLVNSLHI
- a CDS encoding DinB family protein, whose translation is MKNWTSQLDNTTQEFQQSFSALSGEELNWKPSPDTWSIAQNIDHLIVINQSYFSALSELRAGRYKLPFIAKFGFLVSYLGKFILNASKPDRKKKIKTFAIWEPANSQLPTDVLARFAAHQELLKREIEASAGLVAKGAVLCSPANQNIVYKLEAAFDIIVAHEQRHLAQAKEVLGLMKEEVV
- a CDS encoding type 1 glutamine amidotransferase domain-containing protein, with product MSKKRAIIKWSLIVILSLIVCVVSFGFWFVSLLPSNAGSSNLNDTRPTDLPYLSQQDTVSRGNILVVVTSCSTMGDNGKPTGYELTELSRAYYVFQANGFEVTIASPLGGKPPVIIDKDDMGKFDYAFLNDTTAQRKVSNSIAIEKVNPEEFRAVYFAGGKGAMFDFPENTTIQSLVSEYYQTGKVVGAVCHGPAALVNATLSDGRPLLTNKTVSSFTNTEELFLIPDAETIFPFLLQDKLEEKGAQFSDGHMYLKNVCKDGNLVTGQNPWSTWAVAELMVQQLGYTPAKRVITPEENTIELLTSYQNQGYGAAKAKALELLGKEPKSVDRMLLAMHSIVAAMQFDLGKFVDLLRLLAAIKNQLGE
- a CDS encoding helix-turn-helix domain-containing protein, which codes for MSLLLIVLSFRVGKSVFLEFTEDLDIKFIFTGLATLMAIGPLFYLYTRSLLDKSFQIKKAHLLHFIPTFVGLLFGIWIPDSAFNTFPKVFFLLLFITYYLHYLVYLLISYSQISKGKKEGISSNTYALLRLLFVGLLAIWLVYVLNLFDEFIPYIVGPVLYTLIAYLISFIVIHKGYLDDSTKYKTTPVTDDKLDSTYQQVLHLVVDESQFKDADITLKSLSAKLNISPQVLSMVVNKKSNKNFNAFINHYRVAEAIKMFRQEQFDNYTITAIAYEVGFNSISSFNTAFKKNTGKTPLVFRKELLK
- a CDS encoding Dabb family protein, whose protein sequence is MKTYTFLFFAFLLVSSCAEKAEETTTETTETMETAKKQLRHVVLFKLKDSTTTADIEKVKTAFAALPSQIEEIKGFEWGLNNSSEGLDKGYTHCFLLTFDSEEGRAAYLPHPAHKAFGDILTPYLEDVLVVDYWTTD
- a CDS encoding cellulase family glycosylhydrolase — encoded protein: MKMKMNFKYLFILILSLFLATLGFAQLPKISVDGNKLVKEDGTQIVFRGLNASDPGKLDKEGHWNLAYFQEAKKWGANIIRFPVHPVRWRSYGEEEYIKLLDKGVEWATEVGLHVIIDWHSIGNLRTGLYQADMYDTDLQETYRFWRAMARHYKGNTTIAFFELYNEPTLYHGELGTCTWEQWKGMMEEIIGIVRANGSEAIPLVAGFNWAYDLSVVKNNPIDAEGIAYVSHPYPQKREKPWEDKWTADWGFVAEKYPLILTEVGFCGPNERGAHQPVISDESYGDALVKYCDDRDISYLVWVFDPSWSPMMFYDWTFKPTPQGTYFKKVLQGYKY